A segment of the Methanofollis fontis genome:
CGCGGCCAGGATCACCGTGATGGCGACCATGAGGATGACGCCGATGACCGGCGACACTGCTTCTTCATTTTCGAACTGTTTCATCGGTTTCACCTCCACACCCGGGGGGGCGTGGCTAGTATATGCTATCGCATTCTCATATTTAAAGATGATCGTTTCCTTTTGGCGGCTGAAATTTTATCTTAAATATATTTTCAGGGAATACTTCCGCTGATCCTGCTCATGTCGCCGATAATCGGTTATTCCGGGGGTGGGAATGGGGGGGTGGAGGCGGTGTTCTGCCCGGGCAGGATACAATCCGGGCGGATCAGGGCATTCGGGGCTGGATCCGTCCGCCCGTGCGGTCCCGCACTCCATGCCCCGACACCCGGGCGCCACCCTGCCGCTGTGCGCCGCCGCCGCAGGATCCGGGGGTTGTTCAGGCGGGAGGGCGAGGTTTTTTCAGAGTGATACAATAAAAAGAGATCGAATTGATATTGCCGTCATAAATTCTCTATTCTTGAAATATGTGGAATTTATTGGGTAAATCGGCGTGCACCCGGTCCCTCCTCTCCGGTGCCCCGCCCCCACCCGCCGCACCAGAGGGGGCGGACCGAGCGCCGCCCGGCCAGGTCCGGGACGGCATGGCGGATCGCATCGGCGGTGAAGGCCTTCGCCACGGCGAACGCCTCCCGCAGGTCCATGCCGCGGGCAAGACCGGCGGTGAGGGATGCGGAGAAGCAGCACCCCGAGCCGTGGACCTGGTAGGGCGAGCGGGGGGCGGTGAGCACCAGCTCGCCCTCGTGGTCCAGCAGGAGGTCGGCGGGCTCCCCCTCCAGGTGCCCGCCCTTGACGATCACCGCCGCCGCACCCATCGCCAGGATCGCCTCGGCCGCCGCCCGCATATCTCCGGGGCTCTGGATTTCGGTGAGGGCGAGCGCCTCCGCCTCAGGGATGTTCGGGGTCACCACCGCCGCACGCGGGATCAGGTCGGCGATGAGTGCGTCGGCCGCTTCCTCGGCCAGCAGGCGGGCGCCCGAGGTGGCCACCATCACCGGATCAACGACGAGCGGCACGCCTTCGGGAAGGGCCGCCGCCACCGCCCTGATGATCCCGGCCTCCGCGAGCATCCCGGTCTTCGCCGCTCCCACCGGGAAGGCCGCGAAGACCGCCTCCATCTGGGCCGCCACCGCCCCCGGAGGAAGGGGCCAGGCCCCGGCCACGCCCCCGGGGTTCTGGGCGGTCAC
Coding sequences within it:
- the thiD gene encoding bifunctional hydroxymethylpyrimidine kinase/phosphomethylpyrimidine kinase translates to MYSIPCALSIAGSDSGGGAGIEADLAAFAALGVWGTAAVTAVTAQNPGGVAGAWPLPPGAVAAQMEAVFAAFPVGAAKTGMLAEAGIIRAVAAALPEGVPLVVDPVMVATSGARLLAEEAADALIADLIPRAAVVTPNIPEAEALALTEIQSPGDMRAAAEAILAMGAAAVIVKGGHLEGEPADLLLDHEGELVLTAPRSPYQVHGSGCCFSASLTAGLARGMDLREAFAVAKAFTADAIRHAVPDLAGRRSVRPLWCGGWGRGTGEEGPGARRFTQ